A genome region from Acidobacteriota bacterium includes the following:
- a CDS encoding PLP-dependent aspartate aminotransferase family protein, with the protein MKGDPKNLGFSTRAIHSGQAPDPRTGAVAVPIYQTSTYVQEALGHDTVYEYARGQNPTRDALEENVAALEGGLTGHAFASGMAAITAIMTLLEAGDHTVASRNVYGGTFRFFRHILERQNLTFTWVDSQDPEAVAAAMTENTRMVFVETPTNPLIEITDIAAISDIAHRHNALLTVDNTFLSPYLQRPIEHGADLVVHSTTKFLNGHSDSIGGVVVSADEKVSEWLYFNQKSSGGILSPFDSFLVMRGIKTLPVRMECHERNTRRIVDLLIDHPRVLKVLYPGLPDHPGHEIHKRQASGFGAMVTFDMGSYDEAKKVLDRVQVMSLAESLGGVETLISHPASMTHASVPEARRESIGLTDGLVRISVGLESIEDLLADLGQALG; encoded by the coding sequence TTGAAGGGCGATCCTAAGAACCTCGGCTTTTCCACCCGCGCCATCCATTCCGGACAGGCGCCCGATCCGCGGACCGGCGCCGTCGCCGTGCCGATCTACCAAACCTCCACCTACGTGCAGGAAGCACTCGGCCACGACACCGTCTACGAGTACGCCCGGGGGCAAAACCCGACCCGCGACGCTTTAGAGGAGAACGTTGCGGCCCTCGAGGGGGGCCTCACCGGCCACGCCTTTGCGTCCGGCATGGCGGCGATCACCGCCATCATGACGCTGCTCGAGGCGGGCGATCACACGGTGGCCTCACGGAACGTCTACGGAGGCACCTTTCGCTTCTTTCGTCACATCCTGGAGCGCCAGAACCTAACCTTCACTTGGGTCGACTCACAAGACCCCGAAGCGGTGGCGGCGGCGATGACCGAAAACACCCGCATGGTGTTCGTCGAAACGCCCACCAACCCGTTGATAGAGATCACCGACATCGCGGCCATTTCCGACATCGCTCACCGGCACAACGCTCTGCTGACGGTGGACAACACCTTCTTGTCGCCCTACCTGCAGCGCCCCATCGAGCACGGCGCGGACCTGGTGGTCCACTCGACCACCAAATTCCTGAACGGCCACAGCGACTCGATCGGCGGTGTGGTGGTCAGCGCCGACGAAAAGGTCAGCGAATGGCTCTACTTCAACCAGAAGTCCTCCGGCGGCATCCTGTCGCCCTTCGACAGCTTCCTGGTGATGCGCGGCATCAAGACCCTGCCGGTGCGAATGGAGTGCCATGAACGCAACACCCGCCGGATTGTCGACCTGTTGATCGACCATCCGCGGGTTCTCAAGGTGCTCTATCCGGGCCTACCGGACCATCCCGGCCACGAGATCCACAAGCGCCAAGCCAGCGGCTTCGGGGCGATGGTCACCTTTGACATGGGCAGCTACGACGAGGCCAAAAAGGTGCTCGACCGAGTGCAGGTGATGAGCCTGGCGGAAAGCCTAGGCGGCGTGGAGACCCTGATCTCCCACCCGGCCTCGATGACCCACGCCTCGGTGCCCGAAGCGCGCCGCGAGTCCATCGGCCTGACGGACGGCCTGGTGCGCATCTCCGTTGGGCTGGAAAGCATCGAAGACCTCTTGGCCGACCTCGGCCAGGCGCTCGGCTAG
- the mtnA gene encoding S-methyl-5-thioribose-1-phosphate isomerase — translation MSDNHSKASDVSPIRWPDDHLELLDQTVLPDEEVWLECRRTEDVAGAIRRLSVRGAPAIGVAAAYGLVVALDEVPADATAGEFDAHFEDAARYLAGTRPTAVNLRWALDRGKAVFREHRPAGRPAVRQALFEWAEGLHADDVATNRRIGAHGAALFAAGDRALTHCNAGALATAGWGTAVGVIRSAWESGKVAQVWVDETRPLLQGARLTAWELKRLGIPHRLVTDSSAGALLSRGLVERVVVGADRIAANGDTANKIGTYPLAVLAERHGVPFYVAAPLSTIDRATPTGADIPIEEREGHEVTEFFGRRAAPLETAVANFAFDVTPAELITAIITEVGVLKAPFGEAIAQAFAAKEA, via the coding sequence ATGAGCGACAACCATTCGAAGGCGTCAGATGTTTCCCCCATCCGCTGGCCGGACGACCACCTGGAGTTGCTGGACCAGACCGTGCTGCCGGACGAAGAGGTCTGGCTCGAGTGCCGTCGAACGGAAGATGTTGCCGGGGCGATCCGGCGCTTGTCGGTGCGCGGCGCGCCGGCGATCGGGGTAGCGGCGGCCTATGGCCTGGTGGTGGCGTTGGACGAGGTGCCGGCCGATGCCACGGCCGGCGAGTTCGACGCTCACTTCGAAGATGCGGCCCGGTACCTCGCCGGTACCCGGCCGACGGCGGTCAATTTGCGATGGGCGCTGGATCGAGGAAAGGCGGTCTTCCGAGAGCACAGGCCGGCCGGCCGACCAGCGGTGCGGCAGGCTCTCTTCGAGTGGGCCGAGGGTCTCCACGCGGACGATGTGGCGACCAACCGCCGCATCGGCGCCCACGGCGCCGCCCTCTTCGCCGCCGGCGACCGGGCCTTGACCCACTGCAACGCCGGTGCCCTCGCCACTGCCGGCTGGGGCACCGCCGTCGGGGTGATTCGCTCCGCCTGGGAGAGCGGCAAAGTGGCCCAGGTGTGGGTGGACGAAACCCGCCCCCTCCTGCAGGGCGCCCGCCTGACCGCCTGGGAGCTCAAGCGCCTCGGCATTCCGCATCGCCTGGTCACCGATTCGAGCGCCGGGGCGCTACTGTCCCGCGGCTTGGTGGAGCGAGTGGTGGTGGGGGCCGACCGCATCGCCGCCAACGGTGACACGGCCAACAAGATCGGCACTTATCCGCTGGCGGTGTTGGCCGAGCGTCACGGCGTACCGTTCTACGTCGCGGCGCCGCTCTCGACCATCGATCGCGCCACCCCCACCGGCGCCGACATTCCGATCGAAGAGCGCGAGGGGCACGAGGTCACCGAGTTCTTCGGCCGCCGCGCCGCGCCCCTCGAAACGGCAGTGGCGAACTTCGCTTTCGACGTCACCCCGGCGGAGCTGATCACCGCCATCATCACCGAGGTCGGAGTGCTCAAAGCACCCTTCGGCGAAGCGATCGCCCAGGCCTTCGCGGCGAAGGAGGCGTAG
- the lepB gene encoding signal peptidase I, with product MRRRSAIALEICEAVLIALVLATFAKTFVVQAYQIPSGSMEQNLLIGDHILVNKFIYGPSPSILEQALLPVRPIKRGDVVVFRFPEDPQRDFIKRCVGLPGDRVELVDKALVVNGRPVDDTSYTYRVDPRTYPSSRFLPEAQRFRDNFGPYSVPANGYFFLGDNRDNSNDSRAWQSVPNQLIRGRAFMIYWSFEPEEQANPSESEGGFQWSDLSVMFREIRWDRIFSIVR from the coding sequence GTGCGTCGCCGATCAGCCATCGCCCTGGAGATTTGCGAGGCGGTTCTCATCGCCCTGGTGCTGGCGACCTTCGCCAAAACCTTCGTGGTGCAGGCCTACCAGATCCCTTCCGGCTCGATGGAGCAGAACCTGCTGATCGGCGACCACATCCTGGTCAACAAATTCATCTACGGACCGAGCCCGTCGATTCTGGAGCAGGCGCTGCTGCCGGTACGGCCGATCAAGCGCGGGGATGTGGTGGTGTTTCGTTTCCCGGAGGATCCGCAGCGCGACTTCATCAAGCGGTGCGTCGGTCTGCCGGGGGATCGAGTGGAGCTGGTGGACAAGGCGCTGGTGGTCAACGGCCGACCGGTGGACGACACCTCTTACACCTATCGGGTGGACCCGCGAACCTACCCGTCGTCTCGCTTTCTGCCGGAGGCACAGCGTTTCCGGGACAACTTCGGTCCCTACTCGGTACCGGCCAACGGCTACTTCTTTCTCGGCGACAACCGCGACAACTCGAACGACTCCCGCGCCTGGCAGTCCGTTCCGAATCAGTTGATCCGGGGGCGGGCGTTCATGATCTACTGGTCTTTCGAGCCGGAGGAACAGGCCAACCCATCGGAGTCCGAGGGAGGATTCCAATGGAGTGATCTATCGGTGATGTTCCGAGAGATTCGATGGGATCGAATTTTTTCCATTGTTCGCTAG
- the pyrF gene encoding orotidine-5'-phosphate decarboxylase has translation MDVTTEPSLDCVAVALDTPERQIFDRWCTDFGPRVGVLKVGLEAFVRWGAPAVAAACRHGRSVFLDLKLHDIPNTVAGAVRSAKELGVDYLTVHAGGGRATLEAAAEAAAGELNILAVTVLTHLDAAALSELDLPGGSAHRVERWAGLARAAGCDGVVCSAREVAVLRQRLPRPFTLVTPGIRWGGASADDQKRVADPAGALAAGSDLLVIGRPLTAAPDPEAALASLRREISAVR, from the coding sequence ATCGATGTGACAACTGAGCCGAGTCTCGATTGCGTAGCAGTGGCGCTCGACACCCCCGAGCGCCAGATCTTCGACCGCTGGTGCACCGACTTCGGCCCGCGCGTCGGAGTGCTGAAGGTCGGTCTCGAAGCCTTTGTCCGGTGGGGGGCGCCAGCCGTCGCCGCGGCCTGCCGCCACGGCCGGTCGGTGTTTCTGGATTTGAAACTGCACGACATCCCCAACACCGTTGCCGGTGCGGTGCGGTCGGCGAAGGAGCTGGGGGTGGACTATCTGACGGTCCACGCCGGCGGCGGCCGCGCGACGCTTGAAGCGGCCGCCGAAGCGGCGGCCGGGGAGCTGAATATCCTCGCTGTCACGGTACTCACCCACCTCGACGCCGCGGCCCTATCGGAACTCGATCTCCCCGGCGGGAGCGCTCACCGCGTCGAGCGCTGGGCGGGTCTGGCACGGGCGGCGGGGTGCGATGGCGTGGTGTGCTCCGCCCGGGAAGTCGCGGTATTGCGGCAACGCTTGCCGCGGCCGTTTACCCTCGTCACCCCCGGCATCCGCTGGGGCGGCGCCTCGGCGGACGATCAAAAGCGGGTGGCCGATCCGGCCGGCGCCCTCGCCGCCGGCTCCGACCTACTGGTCATCGGCCGCCCCTTGACCGCGGCTCCAGACCCGGAAGCTGCCCTCGCCTCCCTCCGCCGCGAAATCTCTGCTGTCCGCTAG
- the cutA gene encoding divalent-cation tolerance protein CutA, protein MRAIVVVTTVGTEEQANLIARELLVRRRAACVNVLPGIRSTYRWQGKICTDGELMLVVKTAASEFEAVAETIRELHNYELPEILAFSVTDGDAGFLAWIGESVDKTADFTDDEDEQYQFGNPDDTDF, encoded by the coding sequence ATGCGCGCCATCGTCGTCGTGACCACCGTGGGTACCGAGGAACAGGCCAACCTCATCGCCCGCGAACTGCTGGTGAGGCGTCGCGCGGCCTGCGTCAACGTCCTTCCTGGAATTCGTTCCACCTACCGCTGGCAAGGCAAGATCTGCACCGACGGCGAGCTGATGTTGGTGGTCAAGACTGCCGCCTCAGAGTTCGAGGCCGTCGCCGAGACGATCCGCGAACTCCACAACTACGAGCTGCCGGAGATCCTGGCCTTCTCGGTGACCGACGGCGATGCGGGTTTCCTCGCCTGGATCGGCGAAAGCGTCGACAAGACCGCCGACTTCACCGACGACGAAGATGAGCAGTACCAGTTCGGCAACCCCGACGACACGGACTTCTAG
- the lepB gene encoding signal peptidase I: protein MAKKRSMFREYSEAILIAALFLRFANTFVVQTFYIPSSSMEETLLVGDHLFVNRFIYGDTAMGIEQSLLPARDLRRGDIVVFRSPEDPNIDVVKRCVGLPGDRVEVVRKQLWINGSPVEDSSYARHRDSRMIPMRDFMRPIVVPEDQYFCMGDNRDFSHDSRFWGTLPAELVKGRAAVVYWSYGGEPPPETWPGFIGKLRQLGRTALGFFTRTRWERTLHLIR from the coding sequence GTGGCAAAGAAAAGATCGATGTTCCGCGAGTACTCCGAGGCGATCCTGATCGCCGCGCTCTTCCTACGCTTCGCCAACACCTTTGTCGTACAGACCTTCTACATTCCGAGCAGCTCGATGGAGGAAACCCTACTGGTGGGGGACCACCTGTTCGTCAATCGCTTCATCTACGGCGACACGGCGATGGGGATCGAGCAGTCGCTCCTGCCAGCGCGGGACCTACGGCGCGGAGATATCGTGGTGTTCCGGTCGCCGGAGGATCCGAACATCGACGTGGTGAAGCGCTGCGTCGGCCTGCCCGGCGATCGAGTGGAGGTGGTACGAAAGCAGCTCTGGATCAACGGCTCGCCGGTGGAGGATTCGAGCTACGCCCGGCACCGGGACAGCCGAATGATCCCGATGCGCGACTTCATGCGGCCGATCGTGGTACCCGAGGACCAGTACTTCTGCATGGGCGACAATCGCGACTTTTCGCACGACTCGCGGTTCTGGGGCACCTTGCCGGCGGAGCTGGTGAAGGGTCGGGCGGCGGTGGTGTACTGGTCCTACGGCGGAGAGCCGCCGCCGGAGACCTGGCCCGGCTTCATCGGTAAGCTGCGGCAACTCGGCCGCACGGCCCTCGGCTTCTTCACCCGCACCCGCTGGGAACGAACCCTCCATCTGATCCGGTAG
- a CDS encoding GspH/FimT family pseudopilin, with protein MPKSGWAAQGGFNLVEMVVALAVLSFLASISVPPLMRAAAESRIRLAAAEVAHTFHQARAWAVRYGANVGVRFLPGEDFVTWEMFYDGDGDGVRRDDIASGIDPRVLGKRLSRFGPAARFGFPPGAPARDPGRPSRRLDRLDDPIRFNRSDIASFDPLGSATPGSVYLTDGKFRLAAVRVAGASGRIRVLLWDPAKDAWRE; from the coding sequence GTGCCCAAATCCGGATGGGCGGCCCAAGGCGGTTTCAATCTGGTGGAGATGGTGGTGGCGCTGGCGGTGCTGTCCTTTCTCGCCAGCATCTCGGTGCCGCCGCTGATGCGAGCCGCTGCGGAGTCGAGAATTCGTTTGGCGGCGGCGGAAGTCGCCCATACCTTCCACCAGGCTCGCGCCTGGGCGGTGCGCTACGGCGCCAACGTCGGCGTACGTTTTCTGCCCGGAGAGGACTTCGTGACCTGGGAGATGTTCTATGACGGCGACGGGGACGGCGTGCGGCGGGACGACATCGCCTCCGGGATCGATCCCCGGGTGCTGGGCAAGCGGCTGTCCCGCTTCGGTCCGGCCGCGCGCTTCGGCTTTCCGCCGGGGGCGCCGGCGCGGGATCCTGGTCGGCCGAGCCGGCGCCTCGATCGCCTCGACGATCCCATTCGCTTCAACCGGTCCGACATCGCCTCCTTCGACCCGCTGGGAAGCGCCACCCCGGGCTCCGTGTATTTGACCGACGGCAAATTCCGGCTGGCGGCGGTGCGGGTCGCCGGAGCGAGCGGTCGCATCCGGGTGCTGCTGTGGGATCCGGCGAAGGACGCCTGGAGAGAATGA
- a CDS encoding helix-hairpin-helix domain-containing protein translates to MFHSNADQLSIRRSATIVLMLSILSCLCLPAFAAEDKVNINTASATELALLPRVGPAVSQRIVDFREDNGPFKSLEELMLVRGIGEKTFEQMLPYITLKGDTTLSEKVRTQRAREGADS, encoded by the coding sequence ATGTTTCACAGCAACGCTGACCAGCTTTCGATCCGCCGTTCCGCGACCATCGTCCTCATGCTGTCCATCCTCTCGTGCCTTTGCCTGCCGGCCTTCGCGGCCGAGGACAAGGTCAACATCAATACGGCGAGCGCAACGGAACTCGCCTTGCTGCCGCGGGTCGGTCCGGCGGTTTCCCAGCGCATCGTCGATTTCCGCGAAGACAACGGGCCTTTCAAGAGCCTCGAGGAGCTGATGTTGGTGCGCGGCATCGGTGAGAAGACTTTCGAGCAGATGCTGCCCTACATCACCCTGAAGGGCGACACCACCCTGAGCGAAAAGGTCCGCACTCAGCGGGCGAGGGAAGGCGCCGACAGCTAG